The nucleotide window CCGCGACCGGTTCCCGGTGGACGTGAACGCCGCCCCGCGCGAGCTGCTGCTGCGGGTGCCCGGCGTCGGGGTGCGGAACGTGGACCGCATCCTGGCGATCCGCCGGCACCACGCCCTGACCGCCGCCGACTTGCGCAAGCTGCGGGTGAACTGGAAGACCGCGGCCCCGTTCGTGCTCACCGGCGACCACAACCCGGCCGTGCGGCGGCTCGACACCGTGGGCCTGAAGCGGTCGGTGCAGCCGACCCTGTTCGACGACCTGGGCGGCGACGCATGATCGTCGCCGCCCCCGACTTCGCCGCGTGGCGTGCCGCCGCCCGCGCGCTGCTCGTCGCCGCCGTGCCCCCGGCCGACGTCCTCTTCGACGACGGCACCGCGCCGGGCCTGTTCGCCGCGGGCGAACTGCCGCCCGCGCCCACCGCTGCCGCGCCCGAGGTGCCGCGGGCGTTCGTCGCGCTCGCGGAGGCGGTCGCCTGTCACCGCGAGGCGCAGCGGTGGGACCGGCTCTACCGGGTGCTGTGGCGGCTGACCCGCGGCGAGCCGCACCTGCTCGCCCTGGCCACCGACGACGAGGTGAGCTGGCTGCTGCGGGCGGAGAAGTCGGTGCGCCGCGACGTCCACAAGATGCACGCGTTCGTCCGGTTCCGCGCGGTGGGCGGGCACTTCGTCGCGTGGCACCGGCCGGATCACCGGATCGTGCGGCGGGCCGCCCCGTTCTTCCGCCGCCGGTTCCCCGAGATGCGCTGGTCGATCTTGACCCCCGACGAGTCGGTGACGTGGGACGGCGTGGGGTTGCACTTCGGCCCCGGCGTGCCGGCGGGCGCCGCGCCCCCGCCGGACGTGCTCGAAGACATGTGGAAGACGTACTACCGGGCCACGTTCAACCCGGCCCGGATCAAGCTGACGGCGATGAAGAAGGAGCTGCCGGTGCGGCACTGGGCGACGCTGCCGGAAGCCGCCATCATCCCCGACCTCTTGTCCGAAGCCGGTGACCGCGTCGCGGCGATGGTGGCGCACGCCGAGGGGGCCGGCTCGGCGGCGGCCTTCATGCCCGCGGCCCGCGACCTCGACAGCCTGCGCGCCGCGGCGCGTAGCTGCACCGCGTGCGGGCGGTGCGGGCCGGGCGCGCCGCCGGCGTTCGGCGTCGGCCCGGGCGGCGCGCGGGTGGTACTGGTCGGCGACCACCCGCGCGCGAGCGGAGCGGCCGACGACCTGCTCGCCGGGGCGCTGGCCGAGGCGGGGTTCGACCCGGCCGCGGTGTACCGGACCCACGCGGTCAAGCGGGCGCCGCGTCCGTCGCCGGCCGCCCCGCGCGAGCCGCACCGGGGGGCCGGCGCGTGCCGGCCGTGGCTGACCGCCGAACTGGCGGCGCTCGCCCCGGCCGTGGTCGTGTGCCTCGGCCCGCACGCGGCGCGGGCGGTGCTCGGCCCGCTGTTCCGGTTCGCCGAGCGCCGCGGCGAGCCGGTGGCTGCGGGACCGGTGGCGCGCGCAATTGCGACCCACCACCCGTCGGCCGTGCTCCGCGACCCGGCGGGAACGGGTTCCGAGATGGGGGCGGAGCTGGTTCGGCACTTGGCCCTGGCCCGCCGGCTCGCGGCGCGCGGGCCCGAGTAGCCGTCCCCACCGGTTCGGATCTCGTTCGGGGTGCGAGACGAACCCAGTGTTAACTCGTCGGGCCGTCTCTGGGAGAGTCTTTGAGACTTTTGGGGCGAGAAGTTCGGGGTGCGAGTTGGAACGGTAGGGTTCAGCTCGGACCCCGAGCTATCTCCGTCGAACCCGAGACTTTTGCGATGGGGATGAGGGGCGACAAAGTGCCTGAAAAACGTGGCAGAAATAGCATCAACCGGGAGAGAGCTCTCCCGGCTGTGCACGTTAACTCGTGGGGTGCGTTATTCCGCACCCGCTGACTCAACTCCCCGAGCACAACACTCTTCGAACTCCCACGCCTCTCCACGCGCGAGACTTTTTGGGCCTGCCCCCTTCGAAACACTGGAAATTATAGCATTTCGTGAGAAGTGGCCGCAGACGTGTGTGGTCGAGCGGTCGCTCGTTCGGATCCGGTTCGGTGTCCGAGGCGAACACTCTTCGAACCTCTCGCGGGCTCTCGGCTGTTAACTGGCAGGTTGGGTTATCGTGTCAGAAAAACTGATAGCCCGCGAGTTAACACGCGCGCGACTACAAGCGCCCCTGACGTACCTGAAAATTGGTATGGGAAGAGTTTGCGGTGTGGCCGGCACGGGCTGTAGGCCATACTCGCGAGAGGCGGCCGCGCAACCCGCGCTTGCTATTGTGTGGTTCTGGCCGCCGACAGTCGAACTATCATTCAGGTCGAGCAGCGGGGGCGGACCAACCGCGGCTCGCGCCACAAATCCTGGCACCTGTAGGCAATCATTATTTCGGCGGCGCGAAAGATAAGCAGGCCGAATACCAGGACTCACGGGCAATGACGGCCGGGCCGTAAGCCTCAATGCGTATCTTGCGCGCCGCCGTAGTAAGTTCGTCACGCGGCGGCACAGCCACCTTAATCATTGTGGTTCCTGTTACTCGGCCGCCGAATCGCGGCGGTGTCCGAGTAACAGGAGGTGTGGGCCGGATCCAACGGGAGCCACGTTGTCGGATCACTTCAGCTGTGCCGGCTTCGCCGGGACGGGCACGTCGAAATCGAACACTTGAGGAGCCGGCTTGGCTTCGACCGGCGGGATCGGTGTCCGCTCCGGGTCGTTGTACGCGAGTGCCACGCGACGAGGTCGCCTGGGTCTTAGACGGGTCCATCTTGGGCGGGCCGAGGTGCTTGATGACCGCGGCCGGGAGCGCGACCGTGGGGCGGGACAGCGCCCGCGTGTCGACCAGGCACACGCGGTAGGTGCCCGCCGCAACCCCGGCCCGCCCGTCGTCAGACGCCAGCGTGTAGCGGCCGTCTTCGTCCGTAATGCCGGTCGAGCGGGCGGCCGGCTGCGCCCCCTGTGCGACCGGGATAAACATGACCGCGATGCCGGGCGCCCCGCGCCCGCCCTGTGTCACGCGCCCTTCGACAAGGCCCACGTCTTGGGTCCTGCCGCACCCGGGCGCGAGCCCCACGGCCGCAGCCGCCAACCAGAACAGTACGATCCGCTTGTCGACCCGGAGCATGGGTTCACCAAGTATGTATGAATGTGTACCGGTGCGGCGCCGCCGCGGGCCGGGCGGGTGGCGGTGCGGGTGCGGTCAGAAGTCCCCGGGGATCACCTCGCCGCCCGCGATGCTGCTCACGTTGCGCACGAGCTGGAATGGCGTGGCGCTGTTCAGGAACCGCACCGAGCCGTCAACGAACGCGAAGTTCGCGCCGCTCGGGTGACCGCTGCCGTAGGCCCGGCGGCGCTGGGCGTACGCCAAGAGGAAGGCCGGGTCCGAGCCAGACGGGTTGGCGAGCTGGGCCGGCGTGAGCTGGATGCGGTAGTTGATCGGGGTGCCCGACACCGCGTACCCGCGCGGCGACACGAAGTCGTTCGGGGTGACACCGTCCCACGCGCCGAGCGCCTCGAGGCGGTCGCCGAAGAGCCCACACAGTAGGTCGTAATACGCGGCCGGGTAGCCCATCGCGGCGAGCTGCTCGTTGATGACCGCTTTGGCCACGATCTCGTAGCCCGGGTCGGTGAACGCCCGCTCGCCGAGCAGCAGCGTGTTGCTGGTGCCGTCGGTGATGTGTGTGATCCGGGTGGTCGAGCTCCAGTACCCCACGCCGTCGTCCGGCACGTCGAACTGCTCGTCGTCGCCCGGGTTGCCGCTGTGCAGGTACGTGCCGCTGTTGATGACGTAGCTGCACAGGCTGGTGTAGGTGGTCGCGCCGGACGGGTCGAACGGTGCGGCCCTCGCGTACACCGGGTCCGCGATCGATTCGGCCGGGCAGAGGAACAACTTCGGCAGGCTCGCGGCGAGCCCGCTCCGCCCGCCGGCGTAGTACGGCGATACCGGGTTGTTGAGGCCCGCGCCCTCGGCCTCCACGGCCTGCTGGTAGTAGGCGTCCGCCTCGACGTACGGCAGCGTCACCATCACCCAGTTGTACCGGCCCATCCGGTTGTTGCTGACGTACTTCGGCGAGCCGCGGTACCGGCCCTGCGGCGTCTGGAAGCTGTCACCGGAGGCAGGGGCCGCCGCCGGCGGGAACCGGCCCCGGGCGCTCTCGAAGCCGTGCAGCCCGAGGGCCACCTGCTTGAGGCTGTTGGCGCACCTCATGCGGGCCGCGGCCGCACGCACCTTTTGGACGGCGGGGAGGAGCAGGCCGATCAGGATCGCACCGGGGGGCCGAG belongs to Gemmata obscuriglobus and includes:
- a CDS encoding TIGR03915 family putative DNA repair protein; translation: MIVAAPDFAAWRAAARALLVAAVPPADVLFDDGTAPGLFAAGELPPAPTAAAPEVPRAFVALAEAVACHREAQRWDRLYRVLWRLTRGEPHLLALATDDEVSWLLRAEKSVRRDVHKMHAFVRFRAVGGHFVAWHRPDHRIVRRAAPFFRRRFPEMRWSILTPDESVTWDGVGLHFGPGVPAGAAPPPDVLEDMWKTYYRATFNPARIKLTAMKKELPVRHWATLPEAAIIPDLLSEAGDRVAAMVAHAEGAGSAAAFMPAARDLDSLRAAARSCTACGRCGPGAPPAFGVGPGGARVVLVGDHPRASGAADDLLAGALAEAGFDPAAVYRTHAVKRAPRPSPAAPREPHRGAGACRPWLTAELAALAPAVVVCLGPHAARAVLGPLFRFAERRGEPVAAGPVARAIATHHPSAVLRDPAGTGSEMGAELVRHLALARRLAARGPE
- a CDS encoding DUF1559 domain-containing protein, giving the protein MIGSTRTPSPFRSGRSPERWASARIYFLREVGPCRSLRISPRLTRRAGARVLTAPRPPGAILIGLLLPAVQKVRAAAARMRCANSLKQVALGLHGFESARGRFPPAAAPASGDSFQTPQGRYRGSPKYVSNNRMGRYNWVMVTLPYVEADAYYQQAVEAEGAGLNNPVSPYYAGGRSGLAASLPKLFLCPAESIADPVYARAAPFDPSGATTYTSLCSYVINSGTYLHSGNPGDDEQFDVPDDGVGYWSSTTRITHITDGTSNTLLLGERAFTDPGYEIVAKAVINEQLAAMGYPAAYYDLLCGLFGDRLEALGAWDGVTPNDFVSPRGYAVSGTPINYRIQLTPAQLANPSGSDPAFLLAYAQRRRAYGSGHPSGANFAFVDGSVRFLNSATPFQLVRNVSSIAGGEVIPGDF